From the genome of Cognaticolwellia beringensis, one region includes:
- the truD gene encoding tRNA pseudouridine(13) synthase TruD, with product MKTENNSNLTLTAEPINPIKEKEKVTEKDQDKKPEQSPSPLPAFSYLYGKPKSTGLLRRHRSDFKVCEQIPFEPCGEGEHLFIHIRKTGANTAFVAKQLAQYFSVKESLVSYAGLKDRFAVTEQWFGVHVPGKQSYDLSDLNIEGVEVLSSKRHNKKLRIGGLDGNRFEITLRDVTDIDELVRRWHVISNFGVPNYFGEQRFGINGGNIEKALGLFSGQKVKDKKKRGMYLSAARSLIFNEMISQRIEQQTFDNLVSGDVLMLAGTQSVFLADVIDESLTSRLAEHDLDITAPMWGAGELMTTGDARVFEQSIADEQQAFCEGLPRFGLKQERRRIRLTIKDTDIKVDNNVVTLSFFLPAGAYATTIMRELIDYTDMTERVAVGSSPDSNNTVEVGTETKNINAELKN from the coding sequence ATGAAAACCGAAAATAACAGCAACTTAACATTAACCGCTGAACCGATAAATCCAATTAAAGAAAAAGAAAAAGTCACAGAAAAAGACCAAGACAAAAAGCCTGAGCAAAGCCCGTCACCCTTACCAGCGTTCTCTTATTTATATGGTAAACCAAAATCTACCGGTTTGTTGCGTCGTCACCGTTCAGACTTTAAAGTCTGTGAACAAATACCCTTTGAACCCTGTGGTGAAGGTGAGCATCTGTTCATTCATATTCGAAAAACCGGTGCTAATACCGCTTTTGTTGCCAAGCAACTCGCGCAATACTTTTCTGTTAAAGAGTCTTTAGTTTCTTATGCGGGTTTGAAAGATCGCTTCGCCGTGACTGAACAATGGTTTGGTGTGCATGTTCCCGGCAAACAAAGTTATGACTTAAGTGACCTAAATATCGAAGGTGTAGAGGTGCTATCGTCTAAACGCCATAACAAAAAGCTGCGCATTGGTGGTTTAGACGGTAATCGTTTTGAAATTACCTTACGTGATGTCACTGATATTGACGAACTCGTTAGGCGTTGGCACGTGATCAGTAATTTTGGCGTACCGAACTACTTTGGTGAACAGCGTTTTGGCATTAATGGTGGTAACATCGAAAAAGCCTTAGGTTTGTTCTCAGGCCAAAAAGTTAAAGACAAGAAAAAGCGCGGTATGTATTTATCTGCCGCACGGTCATTAATTTTCAATGAAATGATCAGCCAACGTATCGAACAACAAACATTCGACAACTTAGTCAGTGGTGATGTGTTGATGTTGGCGGGTACCCAGTCTGTATTTCTCGCTGATGTTATTGATGAAAGTTTAACAAGTCGCTTAGCCGAACACGACTTGGATATTACTGCGCCAATGTGGGGCGCGGGCGAATTAATGACCACTGGCGATGCACGCGTTTTTGAGCAAAGTATTGCCGATGAACAACAAGCATTTTGCGAAGGTTTGCCCCGCTTTGGTTTAAAACAAGAACGCCGCCGTATTCGGTTAACTATTAAAGACACTGACATTAAAGTAGATAACAATGTTGTGACCTTGTCATTTTTCTTACCGGCTGGCGCCTATGCCACCACCATTATGCGTGAGTTAATCGATTATACAGATATGACAGAGCGCGTTGCTGTTGGCTCAAGCCCGGATTCAAATAATACAGTGGAAGTTGGTACTGAAACAAAAAACATCAATGCGGAGCTAAAAAACTGA
- the surE gene encoding 5'/3'-nucleotidase SurE: protein MRILLSNDDGVHADGIKVLFDELAKVFDVTVVAPDRNCSGASNSLTLLNPLRAHTLENGFISVNGTPTDAVHLGAAQLMKPQPDLVVAGINHGANLGDDTIYSGTVAAATEGRHLGMPAIAVSLVSSDPKHFQTAAVVTAKFIERLKLHPLPSDQIININVPDLPLNELKGIQVTRLGNRHKAETMKKVKDPWQRDIYWYGPLGQELDAGVGTDFHAIANGFASITPLTIDMTAYKSLAKMTEWINELSI, encoded by the coding sequence ATGAGAATATTACTGAGTAACGATGACGGTGTTCATGCTGATGGCATTAAAGTACTTTTTGATGAGTTAGCAAAAGTCTTTGACGTAACCGTAGTCGCCCCAGATAGAAATTGCAGCGGCGCAAGTAACTCGTTAACGTTGTTAAATCCATTACGAGCGCATACCTTAGAAAATGGCTTTATTTCTGTTAATGGCACGCCCACTGATGCAGTTCACTTAGGCGCTGCACAGTTAATGAAGCCGCAACCTGATTTGGTGGTTGCTGGTATAAATCACGGGGCGAATTTAGGCGACGATACTATATATTCTGGCACGGTTGCCGCAGCTACAGAAGGTCGTCATTTAGGCATGCCAGCCATAGCTGTTTCGTTAGTGTCTTCAGACCCGAAACATTTTCAAACAGCCGCTGTTGTTACCGCTAAATTTATTGAGCGCTTAAAGTTGCACCCATTGCCCAGCGATCAAATTATTAATATCAACGTACCTGATTTACCACTTAATGAATTAAAAGGCATTCAAGTCACGCGTTTAGGTAACCGTCACAAAGCCGAAACGATGAAAAAGGTGAAAGATCCTTGGCAACGTGATATTTATTGGTATGGCCCATTAGGACAAGAACTTGATGCTGGCGTAGGTACTGATTTTCATGCAATAGCCAATGGTTTTGCATCAATTACCCCATTAACGATAGACATGACCGCTTATAAAAGCTTGGCAAAAATGACAGAATGGATTAATGAACTTTCAATATGA
- a CDS encoding protein-L-isoaspartate(D-aspartate) O-methyltransferase has translation MKQSNINARVGSNIGGKSSRSGELLAQKLLVEGIKNQQVLRAIARSPRHIFVPEILAHKAYDNTALPIGQGQTISQPYIVAKMSELLLADGVPDSILEIGTGSGYQTSILAQLTAKVFSVERIKSLQWQAKRRLRTMDLHNVAMKHGDGWQGWQSKAPFQAIIVTAAPTEVPPALLEQLADGGRLIIPVGEQSQVLKLITRHGDEFKEQQIEAVRFVPLVPGALG, from the coding sequence ATGAAACAAAGTAATATCAATGCCAGAGTAGGCAGTAATATCGGCGGAAAGTCGAGTCGTAGTGGGGAATTACTGGCACAAAAATTACTGGTTGAAGGCATCAAAAATCAACAAGTATTAAGAGCTATTGCACGCTCTCCTCGCCATATATTTGTGCCCGAAATATTAGCACATAAAGCCTATGACAATACGGCACTGCCGATTGGCCAAGGACAAACTATTTCACAACCCTATATTGTCGCAAAAATGTCTGAGTTATTACTGGCTGATGGTGTGCCTGATAGTATTCTTGAAATAGGCACGGGCTCAGGTTATCAAACCTCCATTTTGGCGCAGTTAACAGCTAAAGTGTTCTCAGTTGAGCGGATAAAATCGTTGCAATGGCAAGCAAAGCGTAGGTTGAGAACGATGGATCTACATAATGTGGCAATGAAGCACGGCGATGGCTGGCAAGGCTGGCAAAGTAAAGCGCCATTTCAAGCCATTATTGTAACGGCAGCGCCTACAGAGGTGCCGCCGGCATTACTCGAACAGCTTGCTGATGGTGGACGTTTGATCATTCCTGTTGGCGAACAAAGCCAAGTATTGAAGTTAATTACCCGTCATGGTGATGAATTTAAAGAACAGCAAATTGAAGCTGTTCGATTTGTTCCACTGGTACCTGGCGCTTTAGGATAG